Proteins from one Salmo salar chromosome ssa07, Ssal_v3.1, whole genome shotgun sequence genomic window:
- the npy2rl gene encoding neuropeptide Y receptor Y2, like: MDYLSPANISQDASLLFSDAGLHGNDLYPGYRAYDPGIDDPPTEESSSPLQPLYADTPLLDLGGYGPGVGGYGASSLAVLGDTDLLVNTLCLPFTLVYTLLGEWKFGQVLCFLLPYAQGLAVHVSTVTLNVIALDRHRCIVYHLETRMRKDVCFGVIAATWVLSAVLASPLAIFREYGTFNLAPGQSIQVCTEKWPGSSTDGTVYSISMLLLQYILPLAVISFAYARIWSKLRSHVSPAGRDDRHRRRRKTTKMLVTVVAVFAISWLPFHAFQLATDIDSSVLDMRDFRLLYTLFHVVAMCSTFANPLLYGWMNSNYRTAFTTVFRCDQRMDSVHPEGGRGKGGGREERDL; this comes from the exons ATGGATTACCTCTCTCCCGCCAACATCTCCCAAGATGCATCCCTTCTCTTCTCCGACGCCGGTCTCCACGGCAATGACCTATACCCCGGCTACCGTGCCTACGACCCCGGCATCGATGACCCCCCAACGGAAGAGTCGTCGTCGCCCCTCCAGCCTCTCTACGCAGACACTCCCCTCCTGGATTTGGGAGGTTACGGTCCAGGGGTAGGGGGGTATGGGGCCAGCTCTCTGGCAGTACTGGGGGACA ctgACCTCCTGGTCAATACATTGTGTCTTCCCTTCACGTTGGTCTATACTCTGCTCGGGGAGTGGAAGTTTGGCCAGGTGCTTTGTTTCCTGCTTCCCTACGCACAGGGATTGGCTGTCCACGTATCCACGGTGACGCTCAACGTCATAGCCCTCGACAGACACAG gtgtaTAGTGTACCACCTGGAGACGAGGATGAGAAAGGATGTGTGTTTCGGGGTGATTGCCGCCACATGGGTGCTGAGTGCGGTGCTGGCCAGCCCACTAGCTATCTTCAGAGAGTATGGTACCTTCAATCTGGCTCCAGGACAGTCTATAcag gtGTGTACAGAGAAGTGGCCTGGCAGCTCAACAGACGGGACAGTCTATTCCATCTCCATGCTCCTCCTGCAATACATTCTCCCTCTAGCCGTGATCTCCTTCGCCTACGCCCGTATCTGGTCCAAACTCCGTTCTCACGTGTCCCCCGCCGGCCGCGACGACCGTCACCGCCGACGGCGCAAAACCACCAAGATGCTGGTGACCGTGGTCGCGGTGTTCGCGATCAGCTGGTTACCGTTCCACGCTTTTCAATTGGCCACGGATATCGACAGCTCCGTCTTGGACATGAGGGATTTTAGACTGCTGTACACGCTGTTCCACGTGGTCGCCATGTGCTCGACGTTCGCCAACCCTCTGCTCTACGGGTGGATGAACAGCAATTATCGGACCGCGTTCACGACCGTGTTCCGCTGTGACCAGAGAATGGACAGTGTGCAtccggagggaggaagaggaaagggaggaggaagagaggaaagag ACCTCTGA